TCTGTGCATGCTCTTTAACGCGAACTTTGATCCAAGTGTGGGCAATGTCGCCGTTAGGGTTTACCAAAAATGTCGAACGGACAATCCCCATATATTCTTTACCCATAAATTTTTTTAGTTGCCAAATGCCGTAGTCTTTGGCGGTTTGATGCTCTGGATCGCTCAGCAGTTCGATATTTAATGCTTTTTTATCGATAAAGCGTTGGTGGGATTTTTCTGAATCTGGGCTAACGCCGACAATAGTGGCATTGAGCTTGGTAAATTCAGGTTCTAGGGCTGTAAAGTCTAGGGCTTCTGT
This [Limnothrix rosea] IAM M-220 DNA region includes the following protein-coding sequences:
- the bcp gene encoding thioredoxin-dependent thiol peroxidase, with the protein product MPPEIGQAAPNFSLTNAKSEVKTLKDFAGQWLILYFYPKDNTPGCTTEALDFTALEPEFTKLNATIVGVSPDSEKSHQRFIDKKALNIELLSDPEHQTAKDYGIWQLKKFMGKEYMGIVRSTFLVNPNGDIAHTWIKVRVKEHAQKVLEQLQSLATA